The proteins below come from a single Holdemania massiliensis genomic window:
- a CDS encoding ABC-F family ATP-binding cassette domain-containing protein — translation MKNYGADPVLDHVSLVINEKEKWGIVGVNGAGKSTLLRLIAGLETPDEGSVTLVPGKKISCLVQQPQLDPHKTVLETVLESAEKKDEVQEYEAKSILTQLKMTDFTQTVGTCSGGQRRRVALACALIRPCDLLILDEPTNHLDQQMILWLEKRLMKSNKAMLMVTHDRYFLDRVTNAILEVEQGQVYAYHTHYSGFLQLKAQREEMARASERKRLAYLRKEAQWIQRGAMARSTKSRERIERFEKLSAIERIQDPDSLKLGSLSSRLGNTTIEIRNLSKAINGQPLIHNFSYIVRRHERLGIIGPNGCGKSTLMKLLVGQLQPDAGEIVIGETVRIGYFSQELEEMDPDQRIIDYVRSIGEVIETPDGEVTAAQMLQRFLFSPKQQWQPIGKCSGGQKRRLGLLGILMKAPNVLLLDEPTNDLDIPTLMLLEEYLDDFAGAVLSVSHDRYFLDRTCDRLLIYEGEGRLSFSNLSYTDYLEQQTASEQAKPRETTVRNKPKANRLTYMEKKELEAIEVQLPQLEDQLQKLDDKLSQTTDYAQLKQLGQQRDALVSELEAKTERWMELSEKQS, via the coding sequence ATGAAAAATTATGGCGCGGATCCGGTTTTGGATCATGTCAGCTTGGTGATCAATGAAAAGGAAAAATGGGGAATCGTCGGCGTTAACGGAGCTGGAAAATCAACGCTGCTGCGGCTGATTGCCGGCTTGGAAACTCCGGATGAGGGATCGGTGACGCTTGTGCCGGGGAAAAAAATTTCCTGTCTTGTGCAGCAGCCGCAGCTGGATCCGCACAAAACAGTCCTGGAAACGGTGTTGGAAAGTGCTGAGAAAAAGGATGAGGTGCAGGAATATGAAGCCAAGTCTATTTTGACGCAGTTAAAGATGACCGATTTTACGCAGACGGTTGGAACGTGTTCAGGCGGACAGCGCCGCCGCGTAGCGTTGGCCTGCGCTCTGATCCGTCCCTGCGATCTGTTAATTTTAGACGAACCGACCAATCATTTGGATCAACAGATGATTCTATGGCTGGAAAAACGGCTGATGAAATCGAATAAAGCAATGCTGATGGTGACGCATGACCGCTACTTCCTCGACCGTGTCACCAATGCGATTTTAGAGGTTGAACAGGGGCAGGTATACGCCTATCATACACATTATTCGGGGTTTCTGCAGTTAAAAGCACAGCGTGAGGAAATGGCGCGTGCCAGTGAGCGCAAACGGCTGGCGTATCTGCGCAAAGAAGCGCAATGGATCCAGCGCGGAGCGATGGCCCGGTCAACGAAAAGCCGGGAACGCATAGAACGTTTTGAGAAGCTCAGTGCGATTGAGCGGATTCAGGATCCGGATTCGCTGAAGCTGGGATCACTCAGCTCGCGCTTAGGCAACACCACGATTGAAATTCGCAATTTAAGCAAGGCGATCAACGGTCAGCCGCTGATTCATAATTTCAGCTACATCGTGCGCCGGCATGAACGACTGGGCATTATCGGGCCTAACGGCTGCGGCAAAAGCACGCTGATGAAGCTCTTAGTCGGGCAGCTGCAGCCGGATGCTGGAGAAATCGTGATTGGTGAAACCGTGCGGATCGGCTATTTTTCGCAGGAGTTGGAAGAGATGGATCCGGACCAGCGGATCATTGACTATGTTCGTTCTATCGGCGAGGTGATTGAAACGCCGGATGGGGAAGTGACAGCTGCTCAGATGCTGCAGCGGTTTTTATTCAGTCCCAAGCAGCAATGGCAGCCGATCGGCAAATGTTCCGGCGGCCAAAAGCGCCGGTTAGGTCTGCTGGGAATTTTGATGAAGGCCCCGAATGTTCTGCTTTTGGATGAGCCGACCAATGATCTGGACATTCCGACGTTGATGCTGCTGGAAGAATATCTTGACGATTTTGCCGGAGCGGTACTTTCAGTCAGTCATGACCGCTATTTTCTGGACCGCACCTGCGACCGGTTGTTAATCTACGAAGGTGAAGGACGCCTGAGCTTCAGCAACCTCAGCTATACCGATTATTTAGAGCAGCAGACAGCATCAGAACAGGCCAAGCCGCGGGAGACAACGGTGCGGAACAAGCCGAAGGCCAACCGTTTAACTTACATGGAAAAGAAAGAGCTGGAAGCCATTGAAGTCCAGCTGCCACAGCTGGAAGACCAGCTTCAGAAATTGGATGACAAACTCAGTCAGACTACGGATTACGCTCAGCTGAAACAGTTAGGCCAACAGCGCGACGCCCTTGTAAGCGAGCTGGAAGCCAAGACAGAACGCTGGATGGAACTCAGCGAAAAGCAAAGCTGA
- the purC gene encoding phosphoribosylaminoimidazolesuccinocarboxamide synthase, with protein MEKQEMMYEGKAKQVYASEDPNLVIIHYKDDATAFNGLKKASISNKGVLNNKITTILFQQLNQRGIRTHWVETLNDRDQLCRKVSIVPLEVIVRNVVAGSMAKKFGIEEGTVLKEPVFEICYKNDELGDPMINDTHAVGLGFATRDELDQIYAITSQVNEALKEIFDQINIRLIDFKLEFGKDSEGQILLADEISPDTCRFWEKGTDKKLDKDRFRRELGDVIGAYQEIYGRLSQWVNAK; from the coding sequence ATGGAAAAGCAGGAAATGATGTACGAGGGTAAAGCCAAGCAGGTTTATGCCTCAGAAGATCCCAACCTGGTCATTATTCACTACAAAGATGATGCGACAGCGTTTAACGGATTGAAAAAAGCCAGTATCAGCAACAAAGGGGTACTCAACAACAAGATCACAACGATTTTGTTTCAGCAGCTGAATCAGCGCGGAATCCGAACACATTGGGTAGAAACTTTGAATGACCGGGATCAGCTGTGCAGAAAAGTCAGCATCGTTCCGCTGGAGGTCATCGTCCGCAACGTCGTTGCCGGCAGCATGGCCAAAAAATTTGGTATTGAAGAAGGGACTGTGCTGAAGGAGCCAGTCTTTGAAATCTGTTATAAAAATGATGAGCTGGGTGATCCGATGATCAACGATACGCATGCCGTCGGTTTGGGTTTTGCAACCCGTGATGAACTCGATCAGATCTATGCGATCACCTCCCAGGTCAATGAAGCGCTCAAGGAAATCTTCGATCAGATCAACATTCGCCTGATCGACTTCAAACTGGAATTCGGCAAGGACAGCGAGGGACAAATTCTGCTTGCCGATGAAATCTCACCGGATACCTGCCGCTTCTGGGAAAAGGGAACGGATAAGAAACTAGACAAAGATCGCTTCAGAAGAGAGCTGGGCGATGTGATCGGAGCATATCAAGAAATTTATGGCCGTCTGAGCCAGTGGGTGAATGCAAAATGA
- the purF gene encoding amidophosphoribosyltransferase, translating to MKMENEYFLTGKIHEECGVFGVYHVSSAASLSYFGLHALQHRGQEAAGIATSDGKQITCIKGKGLITEVFNNETINKMDGIHAIGHVRYSTDGGNEIENVQPIMVRAHTGHFGAVHNGQIVNASELKEDLENQGSIFQGSSDSEIMLHLIQREAGTFVEKIMGACRKMEGAFAFIIMTKDCMYAVRDKNGLRPLSLAFLEDGYCISSETCAFDIVGAKFIRDIEPGEVVRIASDGVKSFHYTQEVQHKMCAMEYIYFARPDSSIEGINVHTSRRHAGMLLAQSDDVEADIVIGVPDSSLSAAIGYSEASGLPYEIGLIKNRYVGRTFIQPTQQQRERGVRMKLSAISSIVSGKRVVMVDDSIVRGTTSRRIVQLLKDAGATEVHVRIASAPFSSPCFYGVDTSTYEELISARMGVDELCTYINADTLKFMTIEQMREAIPTRDLCVSCFSGQYPTALFSFQKVIKKK from the coding sequence ATGAAAATGGAAAACGAATATTTTTTAACCGGAAAGATTCATGAAGAATGCGGCGTATTTGGCGTATATCATGTCAGTTCTGCCGCTTCCCTGTCTTACTTTGGTCTGCATGCGCTGCAGCACCGCGGTCAGGAAGCTGCCGGGATCGCAACCAGCGACGGCAAGCAGATCACATGCATCAAGGGCAAGGGTCTGATCACGGAAGTGTTCAACAATGAAACGATCAATAAGATGGACGGTATTCATGCGATCGGGCATGTCCGCTATTCGACGGACGGCGGCAATGAGATTGAAAACGTTCAGCCGATTATGGTGCGGGCACATACCGGCCATTTCGGCGCGGTGCATAACGGCCAGATCGTCAATGCCAGTGAATTAAAAGAAGATCTGGAAAATCAGGGCAGCATTTTCCAGGGCAGCAGCGACAGTGAGATCATGCTGCACTTGATTCAGCGGGAAGCCGGCACCTTCGTTGAGAAGATCATGGGAGCCTGCCGCAAGATGGAAGGCGCCTTTGCGTTTATCATCATGACGAAGGACTGCATGTATGCCGTGCGCGACAAGAATGGGCTGCGGCCGCTGTCTTTAGCTTTTTTGGAAGATGGTTACTGCATCAGCTCGGAGACCTGTGCGTTTGATATTGTTGGCGCGAAGTTTATCCGCGATATTGAACCGGGTGAAGTCGTGCGGATTGCCAGCGATGGTGTTAAGAGCTTTCATTATACCCAAGAGGTGCAGCATAAAATGTGCGCCATGGAATATATCTACTTTGCCCGTCCGGACAGCAGCATTGAAGGCATCAACGTACATACAAGCCGCCGTCATGCCGGGATGCTGTTAGCGCAAAGCGATGATGTCGAAGCGGACATCGTTATCGGTGTTCCGGATTCCAGCTTGTCAGCGGCAATCGGCTACAGTGAAGCCAGCGGGCTGCCGTATGAAATTGGATTGATCAAAAACCGGTATGTCGGCCGAACCTTTATCCAGCCGACGCAGCAGCAGCGCGAACGCGGCGTGCGGATGAAACTGAGCGCGATCAGCAGCATTGTTTCCGGCAAACGCGTCGTGATGGTTGACGACTCCATTGTGCGCGGCACGACTTCACGTCGGATTGTTCAGCTGTTAAAGGATGCCGGCGCCACTGAGGTGCATGTGCGGATCGCCTCGGCTCCGTTCAGCAGTCCATGCTTCTACGGTGTTGACACTTCGACGTATGAAGAGCTTATCAGCGCCCGGATGGGCGTTGACGAGCTGTGTACTTACATCAATGCCGATACACTGAAATTTATGACGATTGAACAGATGCGCGAAGCGATTCCAACCCGCGATCTGTGCGTGTCGTGTTTCAGCGGTCAGTATCCGACAGCTCTGTTCAGTTTCCAAAAAGTAATCAAAAAGAAATAA
- the purB gene encoding adenylosuccinate lyase, with product MLDRYSRPEMREIWSEESKFSAWLKVELLACEAWSQLGEIPAEDVAKLWQNASFNIDRIYEIESETKHDVVAFTRAVSESLGEERKWVHYGLTSTDVVDTAYGYLYKQANAILRRDLHRFQDVLKEKALKYKDTVMMGRTHGVHAEITTFGLKFALWFEEMNRNLQRFEEAAAMVETGKISGAVGTFANTPPFVQDYVCEKLGIHSAKISTQVLQRDRHAQYFATLALIATSIEKMATEIRHLQRTEVREVEEYFNKGQKGSSAMPHKHNPIGSENMCGCARILRGYMLSSYEDVALWHERDISHSSAERIIAPDATELLDYMLNRFTRIIDTLTVFEDNMRANIDKTYGVIFSQRFMLTLIEKGMSREEAYDLVQPNANKSWNEKISFRSLMEAQPKVTALLSEAEIDDCFNPAYHLKHVDDIYQRVGLL from the coding sequence ATGTTAGACCGTTATTCCCGTCCTGAAATGCGCGAGATCTGGAGTGAGGAAAGCAAGTTCAGCGCCTGGCTGAAAGTGGAGCTGTTGGCGTGTGAAGCCTGGAGCCAGTTGGGTGAAATTCCAGCTGAGGATGTGGCGAAGCTGTGGCAGAATGCTTCATTCAATATTGATCGGATTTATGAAATTGAAAGTGAAACCAAACATGATGTCGTCGCCTTTACCCGCGCGGTTTCTGAATCGTTAGGAGAAGAGCGGAAGTGGGTACATTACGGCCTGACTTCGACCGATGTCGTGGATACGGCGTATGGTTATCTGTATAAACAGGCCAATGCCATTCTGCGTCGGGATCTGCATCGTTTTCAGGATGTGCTGAAAGAAAAGGCCCTGAAATATAAAGATACGGTAATGATGGGACGGACGCATGGCGTCCATGCGGAAATCACAACATTTGGTCTGAAATTTGCGCTTTGGTTTGAAGAAATGAACCGGAATCTGCAGCGTTTTGAGGAAGCCGCGGCGATGGTCGAAACGGGTAAGATTTCCGGAGCTGTCGGTACGTTTGCCAATACGCCGCCGTTTGTTCAGGATTATGTCTGTGAAAAGCTGGGAATTCACTCAGCTAAAATCTCAACCCAGGTTCTGCAGCGCGACCGGCATGCGCAGTATTTTGCCACGCTGGCCTTGATAGCGACTTCGATTGAAAAGATGGCGACCGAAATCCGTCACTTACAGCGCACAGAAGTCCGGGAAGTCGAAGAATACTTCAATAAGGGACAGAAGGGTTCCAGCGCGATGCCGCATAAGCACAATCCGATTGGATCGGAAAACATGTGCGGCTGTGCCCGAATTCTGCGCGGCTATATGCTCAGCAGTTATGAGGACGTTGCGCTGTGGCATGAGCGGGATATTTCCCATTCCAGTGCTGAACGGATTATCGCGCCGGATGCGACTGAACTGCTGGATTACATGCTGAACCGCTTCACGCGGATTATCGACACGCTGACCGTCTTTGAAGACAACATGCGTGCCAATATTGATAAAACCTATGGTGTTATCTTTTCCCAGCGTTTCATGCTGACATTGATTGAAAAAGGCATGTCGCGTGAGGAGGCTTATGATCTGGTGCAGCCGAATGCCAATAAGTCATGGAATGAAAAAATCAGTTTCCGTTCCTTGATGGAAGCCCAGCCGAAGGTCACGGCCTTGCTGAGTGAAGCTGAAATTGACGATTGTTTCAATCCTGCTTATCACCTGAAACATGTTGATGATATTTATCAGCGTGTCGGCTTGCTTTAA
- a CDS encoding carbon starvation CstA family protein, whose product MITFLVSLFLLISGYFVYGRFVERIFQPDTRPTPAIQSADGVDYVAMPTWKVFLIQLLNIAGTGPIFGALMGAVFGPVVFLWIVFGCILGGAVHDYFTGMISVRYNGASISEIVGQVLGRGMKQVMRIFSVLLLVLVGTVFVTSPATLLALLTPDKLSVAFWVALILCYYLLATLLPIDKLIGKLYPVFGIVLLVMVVGIAGGLIVQGYPLPELTLQNLHPAGKPVWPYLFVTVACGAVSGFHATQSPMMARCMRSEQDGRKVFYGAMIAEGVIALIWAAAGVAFYGTTDVLQTALSTLGQSGVVYEISTSLLGTLGGALAIVGVVACPITSGDTAFRSARLTLADWFNLDQSSIRKRVLLTIPLLAVGAVLTQLNFDVIWRYFSWANQTLAMIALWAATVYLYRERKDVACLITAVPALFMTAVSSTYILVASEGFHLPLAWGYPLGLVFTLLCFILFCRYVRTQTSDSN is encoded by the coding sequence TTGATTACATTTCTTGTTTCATTATTCCTTCTGATCAGCGGCTATTTTGTGTATGGCCGATTCGTTGAACGGATCTTCCAGCCAGATACACGTCCGACCCCTGCCATTCAATCGGCAGATGGTGTGGATTACGTCGCCATGCCAACCTGGAAGGTATTTCTTATCCAGCTGCTCAACATTGCCGGCACCGGCCCCATCTTCGGGGCTTTGATGGGCGCTGTTTTCGGTCCTGTCGTTTTCCTGTGGATCGTATTTGGCTGTATCTTAGGCGGAGCTGTGCATGATTATTTCACCGGCATGATCTCAGTCCGGTACAATGGCGCAAGTATTTCCGAGATCGTCGGTCAAGTCCTGGGCCGCGGCATGAAACAGGTTATGCGCATTTTTTCGGTTTTGCTTTTGGTTTTAGTGGGAACAGTATTTGTGACCAGTCCGGCAACTTTGCTTGCGCTGCTTACACCGGATAAGCTGAGTGTTGCTTTTTGGGTAGCTCTGATCCTGTGCTACTATCTGCTTGCCACCCTGCTGCCGATTGATAAGCTGATTGGAAAATTATATCCGGTTTTCGGAATTGTTTTGCTGGTTATGGTCGTGGGCATTGCTGGGGGACTGATCGTGCAAGGATACCCGCTTCCGGAGTTGACGCTGCAAAATCTTCATCCAGCCGGAAAGCCGGTCTGGCCGTATCTGTTTGTCACTGTGGCCTGCGGCGCTGTTTCAGGTTTTCATGCGACGCAGTCGCCGATGATGGCGCGCTGTATGCGCAGTGAACAGGATGGCCGCAAAGTATTTTACGGTGCGATGATTGCCGAAGGTGTGATCGCATTGATCTGGGCCGCTGCCGGTGTTGCTTTTTATGGAACGACCGACGTCCTGCAGACAGCACTCAGCACCTTAGGGCAATCCGGAGTTGTTTATGAAATTTCTACATCCTTGTTGGGAACTCTTGGCGGAGCTTTAGCGATTGTCGGCGTGGTTGCCTGTCCCATCACCTCTGGCGATACGGCTTTCCGCAGTGCGCGGCTGACGTTAGCCGATTGGTTTAACCTTGATCAAAGCTCGATTCGCAAACGAGTGCTGCTGACAATCCCGCTGCTTGCGGTTGGAGCCGTCCTGACACAGCTGAATTTTGATGTCATCTGGCGCTATTTTTCCTGGGCGAATCAAACTTTGGCAATGATTGCTTTATGGGCAGCGACGGTCTATCTCTATCGGGAACGAAAAGATGTTGCGTGCCTGATCACGGCTGTTCCCGCCTTGTTTATGACAGCGGTCAGCAGTACCTATATCTTGGTTGCCAGCGAAGGCTTTCATCTTCCTCTGGCATGGGGTTATCCGCTGGGACTGGTCTTTACGCTGCTGTGCTTCATTTTGTTTTGCCGCTATGTCCGCACTCAGACAAGCGACTCAAATTAA